Proteins encoded together in one Lathyrus oleraceus cultivar Zhongwan6 chromosome 5, CAAS_Psat_ZW6_1.0, whole genome shotgun sequence window:
- the LOC127084135 gene encoding probable GPI-anchored adhesin-like protein PGA55, with protein MEKSEPALAPQWLRSAGSVPSSAHHFASSSNHTDTHTVAHHSRNRSSKTTSDFDSPRSVFLERTFSSNSRRGTINGSAKHPYSSFNRNHRDKDRDRDKDRSNFLDHWDRKCSEPLADLFSVRTERDPLRRSHSLVSRKQNELANHRGAVDTKSGGNCNQSNGSDVLSGGSISSSFHKAVFDKDFPSLGGDEKPGSAEIGRVKSPGLCGTSSQSLPVGSSPMIGGDGWTSALVEVPSVMGSSSTGSQTAQQTVTPISGSVVSSTSAGLNMAEALVQTPHRAQSTPQVSVKTQRLEELALKQSRQLIPVTPSLPKALVSNSEKSKPKTALRNAEMNMSAKSVPQQPSALHIVNHSVRNGNAKGDAPKTSGKFTDLKSVVWENGVSATAKEASAPTNYSNSKPGNHLAVASAVASAPLRNPNSLKSPTERRPASLEPKVGSTTDKKQLTSQSQSRNDFFNLLKSKTPNSSVLPDSSPVVSPAAADKSGEVNMEAVEPPAILQDLGNSTEVTSNGNAHVEEVHRLPDIRWKVSTSTEEEVAFLRSLGWEEEDDSGEDEGLTEDEINTFYQRCLKTGTTTLLKLCPGLRPKLSKFFESYATNMNGASTGLSSSDSGSEV; from the exons ATGGAAAAAAGTGAACCCGCTTTAGCTCCACAATGGTTGAGAAGTGCTGGAAGTGTTCCCAGTTCAGCCCACCATTTTGCATCTTCATCTAATCACACTG ATACTCATACTGTAGCCCATCACTCAAGGAATAGGTCTTCTAAGACAACTAGTGATTTTGATAGTCCTCGTTCTGTGTTTCTTGAACGGACATTTTCATCAAATTCTCGGAGGGGCACTATCAATGGCTCTGCAAAACATCCCTATAGTAGTTTCAACAGAAATCATCGTGATAAAGACCGCGATAGAGATAAAGATAGATCCAACTTTTTAGACCACTGGGATCGTAAATGTTCTGAACCATTGGCTGACCTCTTCTCGGTAAGGACAGAGAGAGATCCTCTGCGGCGTTCTCATTCATTGGTCTCCAGGAAACAGAACGAGCTTGCTAACCACAGAGGTGCTGTAGATACTAAATCTGGTGGCAACTGCAACCAGAGCAATGGCAGTGATGTACTTTCTGGTGGTAGTATAAGTAGCAGTTTTCACAAAGCTGTTTTCGATAAAGATTTTCCATCGCTTGGGGGAGATGAAAAACCTGGATCAGCGGAAATAGGCAGAGTCAAATCTCCTGGTTTGTGCGGTACTTCTAGTCAATCTCTACCCGTTGGTAGTTCACCTATGATTGGCGGAGACGGGTGGACTTCTGCACTAGTAGAAGTACCTTCTGTGATGGGAAGCAGTAGTACTGGGTCTCAAACAGCACAACAAACTGTTACTCCAATCTCTGGGTCTGTAGTTTCAAGTACATCAGCAGGTCTTAACATGGCTGAAGCTTTGGTGCAGACTCCACATCGAGCTCAGTCAACTCCCCAG GTTTCGGTCAAAACCCAGAGGCTTGAAGAACTTGCTCTTAAGCAGTCAAGACAGTTGATTCCAGTGACACCATCATTGCCCAAGGCTTTG GTTAGTAACTCTGAAAAATCAAAACCGAAGACAGCACTCAGAAATGCTGAGATGAATATGTCTGCCAAGAGTGTGCCACAGCAACCCTCTGCATTGCATATTGTTAATCATTCTGTCCGCAATGGAAATGCCAAAGGTGATGCTCCAAAGACATCTGGGAAGTTTACTGATCTTAAGTCTGTTGTGTGGGAAAATGGTGTTTCTGCAACAGCGAAGGAAGCTTCAGCTCCAACAAATTATTCTAACAGCAAACCCGGAAATCATCTGGCTGTTGCTTCAGCTGTTGCTTCTGCACCTTTGAGGAACCCCAATAGCCTTAAATCCCCCACAGAGCGGAGGCCAGCTTCTTTGGAACCGAAAGTAGGTTCCACAACAGATAAGAAACAGTTAACTTCTCAATCACAGAGCAGAAATGATTTCTTCAATCTCCTTAAGAGTAAAACTCCGAACTCATCAGTTCTTCCTGATTCTAGCCCTGTTGTTTCCCCTGCCGCGGCTGACAAATCTGGTGAAGTTAATATGGAAGCAGTTGAACCCCCTGCAATCCTTCAAGATCTTGGTAATAGTACTGAAGTGACTAGCAATGGTAATGCCCATGTGGAGGAGGTTCACAGACTTCCTGACATCAGATGGAAAGTTTCAACTTCCACTGAGGAAGAAGTTGCGTTTCTTCGTTCTCTTGGTTGGGAGGAGGAGGACGATTCTGGCGAGGATGAAGGCCTCACAGAGGATGAGATCAATACATTCTATCAGAGG TGCTTGAAGACGGGCACCACCACATTATTAAAGCTATGCCCAGGCCTGCGGCCAAAGTTGTCCAAATTTTTTGAATCTTATGCCACTAACATGAATGGAGCATCTACTGGATTGAGTTCTTCTGACTCTGGATCTGAAGTTTGA